A single window of Flavobacterium aestivum DNA harbors:
- a CDS encoding thioredoxin family protein: MSKFGELINAQVPVLIDFYTDWNEPSVSMHPVIKDVAAALGDKVKVVKIDVDKNQELADALRIKGLPTLMIYKEGLMVWRQSGELDANTIIGIVQEQI, encoded by the coding sequence ATGTCAAAATTTGGAGAACTTATAAACGCTCAAGTTCCTGTGTTAATAGATTTTTACACAGATTGGAACGAACCTTCAGTATCAATGCATCCCGTTATTAAAGATGTAGCTGCAGCACTTGGTGATAAAGTGAAGGTGGTAAAAATAGATGTAGATAAAAATCAAGAACTAGCCGATGCTCTACGTATCAAAGGTCTTCCTACATTGATGATTTATAAAGAAGGGCTAATGGTTTGGAGGCAATCTGGAGAACTAGATGCCAATACTATTATTGGAATAGTTCAAGAGCAGATCTAA
- a CDS encoding sensor histidine kinase, whose protein sequence is MKIKHQLAIFNALSRLLLVLVLWLMLPVLVEKVVYSHMNKSLLEKKQKFIEHLDKEEINDFIVRNDTSETYASFSTLHSEFLQLSREPSNNKINQTLFVTEPRIIEEERNDYRILQYYFKYENTNYLLEIGNSLSEINDLTFVIRLFFIIVLIIIVVITFLADTFYIEYLLKPFYKIIDTKIRHVNEPEAFDHTPIKAHSTDFEELDTVLNQMMDRITELFKKEKQFIANVSHELLTPIALLKNKFENLLQNESLDDEAVDKIVGSLSTLDLLKKVIANLLLISKIENNQYEANEVIDFDAIITDLLTDLQDRIEDKELSFNKNLEHHFKFRGNATLMHILFYNLIVNAIKYNKPLGTIEINDGYMQGKYFLSVSDSGIGMNEKQQQNVFKRFARVSSDQEGQGLGLAIVESIAQFHHIAIEIKSEINVGTTFLLIFPNESKPN, encoded by the coding sequence ATGAAAATTAAACATCAGCTGGCTATTTTTAATGCATTATCACGTTTGTTGCTGGTTTTAGTTTTATGGCTAATGCTTCCTGTTTTGGTCGAAAAAGTGGTTTATAGTCACATGAATAAAAGTTTGCTGGAGAAAAAGCAAAAGTTCATTGAGCACTTGGACAAGGAAGAAATAAATGATTTTATTGTCCGAAATGATACTTCCGAGACTTACGCCAGTTTTTCAACTTTGCATAGCGAATTTCTTCAGCTATCAAGAGAGCCTTCTAACAACAAAATAAACCAAACCCTTTTTGTCACAGAACCAAGAATAATTGAAGAAGAGCGTAATGATTATAGAATTCTTCAATATTATTTTAAATATGAAAACACAAACTACCTTTTGGAGATAGGAAACAGTTTAAGTGAAATTAATGACCTTACTTTTGTAATTCGGCTTTTTTTCATAATTGTATTAATTATAATTGTTGTCATTACTTTTCTGGCGGATACTTTTTATATCGAATATTTATTAAAGCCTTTTTATAAAATCATTGATACTAAAATTCGTCATGTAAACGAACCTGAAGCTTTTGACCACACTCCAATTAAAGCACATTCTACGGATTTTGAGGAATTGGATACGGTTTTAAATCAGATGATGGACAGAATCACGGAGTTGTTTAAAAAAGAGAAACAATTTATTGCCAATGTTTCCCATGAATTATTGACTCCCATTGCATTATTGAAAAACAAATTCGAAAATTTACTTCAAAACGAATCTTTGGATGATGAAGCAGTAGATAAAATTGTGGGTTCACTGAGTACATTAGATTTGTTGAAAAAGGTAATTGCCAATTTGTTGTTGATTTCAAAAATCGAAAACAACCAATATGAAGCAAATGAAGTAATTGATTTTGATGCTATAATCACAGATTTACTAACCGATCTGCAAGACAGAATTGAAGACAAGGAATTATCTTTTAATAAAAATTTGGAGCATCATTTTAAATTCAGAGGAAATGCAACACTGATGCATATTCTTTTTTATAATTTAATTGTCAATGCTATTAAATACAATAAGCCATTGGGTACAATAGAAATTAATGACGGTTATATGCAAGGAAAATATTTTTTGTCAGTTTCAGATTCGGGTATCGGGATGAATGAGAAGCAACAGCAAAATGTCTTCAAGCGATTTGCCAGAGTAAGCTCTGATCAGGAAGGACAAGGGTTGGGGCTTGCAATTGTTGAAAGTATCGCTCAGTTTCATCATATTGCCATTGAGATAAAATCGGAAATAAACGTTGGAACTACTTTTCTTTTGATATTTCCAAATGAGTCAAAACCCAATTAA
- a CDS encoding polysaccharide deacetylase family protein: MNFYWIKTNSLIKRIFHNYIWDIPNMENKIYLTFDDGPTPEITSWVLDILKEHQIKATFFCIGKNIEKNPALFNRIIDNGHTIGNHTYNHRNGWKTSIEEYLENINLCKFEISKILNLPSLLFRPPYGKIKTTQSKKLRQLGYKIIMWDVLSADFDQSITPEKCLENVLQNTRSGSVIVFHDSIKAYKNLEYTLPKSIAILKQKGFEFDIIR, encoded by the coding sequence ATGAATTTCTATTGGATTAAAACAAATTCGCTCATCAAAAGAATTTTCCACAACTATATTTGGGACATTCCTAATATGGAGAATAAAATCTATTTGACTTTTGATGATGGTCCAACACCTGAAATCACCTCTTGGGTATTAGACATACTAAAAGAGCATCAAATAAAAGCTACTTTTTTCTGTATTGGAAAAAACATCGAGAAAAATCCAGCTCTTTTTAATAGAATCATAGATAACGGACATACAATAGGAAATCACACCTACAATCATCGCAACGGATGGAAAACTTCAATTGAAGAATATTTAGAAAACATCAACTTGTGCAAGTTTGAAATCTCAAAAATTTTAAATCTACCCTCCCTTCTATTTCGTCCGCCTTATGGCAAAATAAAAACTACGCAGTCCAAAAAACTACGCCAATTAGGATACAAAATAATTATGTGGGATGTTCTTAGTGCCGATTTCGACCAAAGCATTACTCCAGAAAAATGTTTAGAGAATGTATTACAAAATACACGATCAGGAAGTGTAATTGTTTTTCACGATAGTATAAAAGCATACAAAAACTTAGAATACACACTACCCAAGTCCATAGCAATACTAAAACAAAAAGGATTTGAATTTGATATAATTCGATAA
- the polA gene encoding DNA polymerase I, protein MSTQKRLFLLDAYALIFRGYFAFIKNPRINSKGMDTSAIMGFMNALMDVIKREKPDHLAVAFDKGGSTYRYEMYQEYKANRDETPEAIKIAVPYIQELLKAMHIPIIEVPGFEADDLIGTLAKQAEKEDYKVFMVTPDKDFAQLVSENIFMYKPARMGNDIEIWGIPEVLEKFEIERPEQVIDYLGMMGDAADNIPGLPGVGEKTAKKLLKEFGSMENLLANTDKLKGAMKEKIEANADKGILSKKLAAILLDCPVQFNASDYELSKPDVEKTDELFQELEFRQMKAQFDKFFGTGKEYDEIETNGNGTSDQSQPAKKAPSKKSNEDQFDLFGFSDEETGEVKSSSHYATLENTEHFYQTIQGDFAVKLLLQNLLNQTSVCFDTETTGIDALNAELVGMSFSFEKGKAFYVPFPENQEEAQILADKFKAFFENENIEKIGQNVKYDLKILSNYGIQIKGKLFDTMIAHYLINPDMRHNMDVLSETYLKYSPKSIEDLIGKKGKGQKSMREVALEDIKEYAAEDADVTYQLKQNFSPILDKAETKKLFDEIEIPLIPVLAAMELEGINLDVPFLKSMSVEMATESNALEQKIYETAGEKFNLASPKQLGDILFEKLKIGGTKQKKTKTGQYATGEEVLSYLANDNEIVRDILEWRQMVKLQSTYIDALPTQVDSKTGRVHTDYMQTVAATGRLSSNNPNLQNIPIRTERGRLIRKAFIARDENYTLVSADYSQIELRIIAALSGEENMIKAFQNKEDIHRSTAAKVFHVSLEEVTKEQRSNAKTVNFGIIYGVSAFGLSNQTSLSRKESAELIDAYYATYPKLKSYMSNQVDFARKNGYVQTISGRRRYLKDINSANAVVRSAAERNAVNAPIQGSAADIIKIAMINIHKKLTSENWKSKMLLQVHDELVFDVHNSELEKIQPMIKHEMENAFAMAVPLDVEIGSGKDWLEAH, encoded by the coding sequence ATGTCAACCCAAAAAAGACTTTTTCTACTCGACGCATACGCGCTTATCTTTCGCGGCTATTTCGCCTTTATAAAAAACCCAAGAATCAATTCCAAAGGAATGGACACATCCGCCATTATGGGATTTATGAATGCCTTGATGGATGTTATCAAAAGAGAGAAACCCGACCATTTAGCAGTAGCATTCGATAAAGGTGGAAGCACCTATCGCTACGAAATGTACCAAGAATACAAAGCCAATCGTGACGAAACCCCAGAGGCCATAAAAATAGCCGTTCCTTATATTCAGGAATTATTAAAAGCAATGCACATTCCTATTATCGAAGTTCCGGGTTTTGAGGCCGATGACTTAATAGGAACTTTGGCCAAACAGGCAGAAAAAGAAGATTACAAAGTTTTTATGGTAACTCCAGATAAGGATTTTGCACAATTGGTTTCCGAAAATATTTTTATGTACAAACCTGCAAGAATGGGGAACGACATAGAAATATGGGGAATCCCAGAAGTTTTAGAAAAATTCGAAATAGAACGCCCAGAACAAGTAATCGACTATTTGGGAATGATGGGGGATGCTGCCGATAACATACCGGGCTTACCAGGTGTTGGAGAAAAAACAGCCAAAAAACTACTTAAGGAATTTGGTTCGATGGAAAACCTTTTGGCTAATACTGACAAACTAAAAGGCGCGATGAAAGAAAAAATTGAAGCTAATGCCGACAAAGGAATTTTGTCTAAAAAATTAGCCGCTATTTTGCTCGATTGCCCAGTTCAATTTAATGCAAGTGACTACGAATTATCTAAACCAGATGTTGAAAAAACAGACGAATTATTCCAAGAATTGGAATTTCGCCAAATGAAAGCTCAGTTTGATAAATTCTTTGGAACCGGAAAAGAATATGACGAGATTGAAACGAACGGAAATGGAACTTCTGACCAATCTCAACCAGCTAAAAAAGCTCCCTCTAAGAAATCTAATGAAGACCAATTTGATTTATTTGGATTTTCGGATGAAGAAACTGGCGAGGTAAAATCAAGTTCGCATTATGCCACTTTAGAAAACACAGAACATTTTTACCAAACAATTCAAGGTGATTTTGCCGTAAAATTGTTGTTGCAAAATCTACTCAATCAAACTTCCGTATGCTTTGACACTGAAACTACCGGAATTGATGCCTTGAATGCTGAACTGGTTGGAATGTCATTTTCTTTCGAAAAAGGGAAAGCCTTTTATGTTCCGTTTCCTGAAAACCAGGAAGAGGCTCAAATTTTAGCTGACAAATTCAAAGCTTTCTTTGAAAATGAGAACATCGAAAAAATTGGTCAAAACGTAAAATACGATTTAAAAATTCTTTCGAATTATGGTATCCAAATAAAAGGAAAACTATTCGATACAATGATTGCGCATTATTTAATCAATCCTGATATGCGTCATAATATGGATGTGTTGTCTGAAACCTATTTGAAATATTCGCCAAAATCCATCGAAGATTTAATTGGCAAAAAAGGAAAAGGTCAAAAATCAATGCGTGAGGTAGCCTTAGAAGATATCAAAGAATATGCTGCCGAAGACGCAGACGTCACCTATCAGTTGAAGCAAAATTTCAGCCCGATTCTCGACAAAGCCGAAACCAAAAAACTATTTGACGAAATCGAAATTCCATTAATACCTGTTTTAGCCGCAATGGAATTAGAAGGAATCAATCTTGATGTTCCTTTCTTAAAATCGATGTCTGTTGAAATGGCAACCGAAAGTAATGCACTGGAACAAAAAATCTACGAAACTGCAGGCGAGAAATTTAACTTGGCTTCACCAAAACAACTGGGTGATATTTTATTCGAAAAATTAAAAATTGGCGGAACCAAACAAAAGAAAACTAAAACCGGCCAATACGCCACTGGCGAAGAAGTTTTGTCTTATCTAGCCAATGACAATGAAATTGTTCGTGACATCCTCGAATGGAGACAAATGGTAAAATTACAAAGCACTTATATTGATGCATTGCCTACCCAAGTTGATTCAAAAACAGGACGTGTCCACACAGATTATATGCAAACTGTTGCCGCGACGGGGCGTTTAAGTTCAAACAATCCGAATTTACAAAACATTCCGATTCGTACCGAAAGAGGCCGATTGATCCGAAAAGCATTTATTGCCCGTGATGAAAATTACACCTTGGTTTCTGCGGATTATTCGCAAATAGAATTACGAATTATTGCCGCTCTGTCTGGTGAAGAAAATATGATCAAAGCTTTCCAAAACAAAGAAGACATTCACAGAAGTACAGCTGCAAAAGTTTTTCATGTTTCGTTAGAAGAAGTTACAAAAGAGCAACGTAGTAATGCTAAAACAGTGAATTTTGGAATTATCTATGGTGTTTCGGCTTTTGGTTTAAGTAATCAAACGTCGCTTTCAAGAAAAGAAAGTGCCGAGTTAATCGATGCTTATTATGCAACTTATCCTAAGCTAAAATCATATATGTCTAATCAAGTGGATTTTGCCAGAAAAAATGGCTATGTCCAAACCATATCAGGCCGTCGCCGTTATTTGAAAGACATCAATTCGGCCAATGCTGTTGTCCGTAGTGCTGCAGAAAGAAATGCTGTGAATGCTCCAATTCAAGGAAGCGCCGCCGATATTATAAAAATTGCAATGATTAACATTCACAAGAAACTCACCTCAGAAAACTGGAAAAGCAAAATGCTATTACAGGTTCATGATGAGCTTGTGTTCGATGTTCATAATTCTGAACTCGAAAAAATCCAGCCAATGATTAAACACGAAATGGAAAATGCCTTTGCAATGGCTGTTCCGTTGGATGTAGAAATAGGCTCAGGAAAAGATTGGTTAGAAGCACATTGA
- a CDS encoding glycosyltransferase family 117 protein translates to MASFNFNKWNTITGWFAFSIALITYTLTVEPTMSFWDCGEYIATAAKLEVGHPPGAPLFQMIGAFFAMFAIDKEHIALMVNMTSVFSSAFTILFMFWSSSMLLKKIISQYTEINKDNSIVILGSSLVGSLAYTFSDSFWFNAVEAEVYAMASLLISLLFWLGLRWEQEMNTPRGDKWLILISLVVGLSFGVHFMALLTIPAIGFLYYFKNYKVVTVKNFIIANIVVVSVLLFIFKLLLPLTMAFFGKTEVFMVNSMGLPFNSGTIFVTLLLIAFFYFGLKYTRKKNLVQYNTLILCILFILIGFSTWLMLPIRANSNTVINENKPSDAAEVLAYYNREQYGVNPLFYGPQYTEKFAGLDPNNPYMDKAPNYERDYKTGKYVIVNNYKNAEQNSDDNQKTILPRMWSTDHIENYINFTNPPAFRMNPDYPYEEDLAKYGLDPNQLSEEDYNKAIAQLKNETEKTIAEFRQAYAQKQIDNEGYVSFLKHYGDYLIIEKPTTADNFSFMLEYQFGYMYWRYLMWNFVGRQNDEQGRYDYLDGNWISGISFIDSMHLGSQDNLPSDVLNNKGRNVYFFLPFILGLIGIMYHATKDRKSFYVLLTLFLFMGIALKIYLNERPFEPRERDYALVGSFYVFAIWIGFGVYALYESLQKYLAPKIAGPALIAASLLAAPVLMASQNWDDHDRSGKYTATAMAKAYLESCDPNAILFTIGDNDTFPLWYAQEIEGIRTDIKIVNTSLFMTDWYIDQMKRKAYESAPLPISFTHDEYVGDKLDYVAHIPKTESRWDIKDFIEFIKNPKSTVEMQNGQTIHFYPTDKIKFPIDKANIIKNKVVDPKLNDSIVSSIDIDIKGNALYKNRLMMLDLIANNNWKRPVYFSGGAFDDEDYLWMKEYLQLEGMVYKLVPVKTKLPEDSSQMDMGRIDTENMYAKVMKWDWGNSESDKIYHDPETRRESLTYRMNLSRLMDQLVTEGKIDKAKNIIELAMTKMPLDKFGYYSLVEPFAKGYYEVGEKNKAHNLLEKLIGKYTDNLNYYAKLNPSEQSSIGIEIITNLERYRGLLEVMKESGDTEYYNKSKKTFNTYIEIFARFGRKKE, encoded by the coding sequence ATGGCATCTTTCAATTTCAATAAATGGAATACGATTACAGGTTGGTTTGCATTTTCAATCGCATTAATTACCTACACTCTTACTGTTGAACCTACCATGAGTTTTTGGGATTGTGGAGAATACATAGCTACAGCAGCAAAACTAGAAGTTGGACATCCACCCGGAGCACCACTATTCCAAATGATTGGAGCCTTTTTCGCAATGTTTGCCATAGACAAAGAACATATTGCATTAATGGTAAACATGACCTCTGTATTTTCAAGTGCTTTTACCATTCTATTTATGTTTTGGTCTTCTTCAATGCTTTTGAAGAAAATAATATCTCAATACACTGAAATAAACAAAGACAATTCTATTGTTATTCTTGGTAGCTCATTAGTTGGGTCATTGGCATACACTTTTTCAGACAGCTTTTGGTTTAATGCCGTGGAAGCCGAAGTATACGCAATGGCATCTTTACTGATATCACTGCTTTTTTGGTTAGGGCTACGTTGGGAACAAGAAATGAACACCCCAAGAGGAGACAAATGGCTTATATTAATTTCACTAGTAGTTGGACTGTCATTTGGTGTTCACTTTATGGCCTTATTAACTATTCCTGCAATTGGTTTCCTTTATTATTTTAAAAACTACAAAGTAGTAACAGTCAAAAACTTCATCATTGCTAATATTGTAGTTGTTTCTGTTTTACTTTTCATCTTTAAGTTATTACTCCCATTAACAATGGCATTCTTTGGTAAAACCGAAGTTTTTATGGTTAATTCTATGGGATTACCTTTTAACTCAGGAACCATTTTTGTTACATTGCTACTTATTGCATTCTTTTATTTTGGATTGAAATATACTCGCAAGAAAAATCTAGTTCAGTACAATACACTTATTTTATGTATTTTATTTATTCTAATTGGATTTTCAACTTGGTTAATGTTACCAATACGTGCCAATTCTAACACTGTAATTAACGAAAACAAACCATCGGATGCTGCCGAAGTTCTTGCCTACTATAATAGAGAACAATACGGTGTAAACCCTTTGTTCTACGGACCTCAATATACAGAGAAGTTTGCAGGACTAGATCCAAACAATCCATACATGGACAAAGCTCCTAACTATGAGAGAGACTACAAAACTGGCAAATACGTCATTGTAAACAATTATAAAAACGCAGAACAAAATAGTGACGACAATCAAAAAACTATTTTGCCAAGGATGTGGAGTACCGATCATATAGAAAACTACATCAATTTTACAAACCCACCAGCATTTAGAATGAATCCTGACTATCCGTATGAAGAGGATTTAGCAAAATATGGATTGGATCCAAATCAATTAAGCGAAGAAGATTACAACAAAGCTATCGCTCAGTTAAAAAACGAAACTGAAAAAACCATAGCCGAGTTTAGACAAGCTTACGCTCAAAAACAAATTGACAATGAAGGCTATGTTTCTTTCCTAAAACACTACGGAGACTACTTAATCATTGAAAAACCTACTACTGCAGACAATTTTAGCTTTATGCTTGAATACCAATTTGGTTACATGTATTGGAGGTATTTAATGTGGAATTTTGTAGGAAGACAAAACGATGAGCAAGGAAGATATGACTACTTAGACGGAAACTGGATAAGCGGAATTTCATTTATTGACAGCATGCATCTAGGTTCTCAAGACAATTTACCTTCAGATGTATTGAATAACAAAGGGCGTAATGTATATTTCTTTTTGCCTTTTATATTAGGCCTTATAGGTATTATGTATCATGCTACCAAAGACAGAAAAAGCTTTTACGTTTTACTGACTCTTTTCCTCTTTATGGGAATTGCCTTAAAAATATACTTAAACGAAAGACCTTTTGAACCACGTGAAAGAGATTATGCTTTAGTAGGCTCTTTCTATGTTTTTGCTATCTGGATTGGTTTTGGAGTTTATGCACTATATGAAAGCTTACAAAAATACCTTGCTCCAAAAATTGCAGGTCCAGCACTTATAGCAGCTAGCTTATTAGCAGCTCCAGTACTTATGGCATCTCAAAACTGGGATGATCATGATCGTTCAGGAAAATATACTGCTACTGCAATGGCAAAAGCGTATTTAGAATCATGCGATCCTAACGCAATTTTATTCACCATAGGGGATAATGATACTTTCCCATTATGGTATGCACAAGAAATAGAAGGCATTCGTACCGATATAAAAATTGTAAATACAAGCCTTTTCATGACGGATTGGTACATTGACCAAATGAAAAGAAAAGCATACGAATCTGCACCGCTACCAATTTCATTTACACATGATGAATATGTTGGGGACAAACTAGATTACGTTGCCCATATTCCTAAAACAGAAAGTCGTTGGGATATAAAAGATTTTATTGAATTTATAAAAAACCCAAAATCAACTGTAGAAATGCAGAATGGACAAACCATTCATTTCTACCCAACTGATAAAATTAAATTCCCAATTGATAAAGCCAATATTATTAAAAACAAAGTAGTAGATCCTAAATTAAATGACTCTATTGTTTCCAGCATTGATATTGACATAAAAGGAAATGCATTATACAAAAACAGATTAATGATGTTAGACCTTATAGCTAACAACAACTGGAAAAGACCTGTTTACTTTAGTGGTGGAGCTTTTGATGATGAAGATTACTTATGGATGAAAGAATACCTTCAGTTAGAAGGAATGGTTTACAAATTGGTTCCGGTAAAAACCAAGTTACCTGAAGATTCAAGCCAAATGGATATGGGAAGAATTGACACTGAAAACATGTATGCCAAAGTAATGAAATGGGATTGGGGCAACAGCGAAAGTGACAAGATTTATCACGACCCAGAAACAAGAAGAGAAAGCTTAACATACAGAATGAATCTTTCTCGCTTGATGGACCAACTAGTTACAGAAGGAAAAATAGACAAAGCCAAAAACATCATTGAGTTGGCTATGACAAAAATGCCTTTGGATAAATTTGGATACTACTCTTTAGTTGAACCTTTCGCGAAAGGGTATTATGAAGTAGGAGAAAAAAATAAAGCTCATAATTTACTTGAAAAACTTATTGGCAAATACACCGATAATCTTAATTATTATGCCAAATTAAATCCATCTGAGCAATCAAGCATTGGAATAGAAATTATCACTAACCTTGAGCGTTACAGAGGATTGTTAGAAGTCATGAAAGAAAGTGGAGATACTGAGTATTACAACAAAAGCAAAAAAACTTTTAATACTTATATCGAAATATTTGCTCGCTTTGGGCGCAAAAAAGAATAA
- a CDS encoding metallophosphoesterase gives MILRLFLIGAILFVIELYAFQAVKTLIKLRWALISYQIISLFLFVFILYSFTQFDRSVGQTKQTMFTMGLLLVVYLPKIVMTVILLGEDVFRLTAGAINYFIDNNSNTDFLPSRRKFVSQIGLGLASIPFLSLIYGIFEGRYNYKVIKQAIYFPDLPDAFDGFTITQISDVHSGSFDNHEKINYAIDLVNEQNSDMILFTGDIVNTHAKEMHPWIETFNRIKKHKYGKFSVLGNHDYGEYVTWPTDKAKEENFDAIKSLYGQIGFTLLLNEHTFIEKDGDKIALVGVENWGHNFKKAGDLKKASQHLAKEDFKILMSHDPSHWDHVVQHDEKNFHLTLSGHTHGMQFGIEIPGYFKWSLAQYVYKQWAGLYENAGRYVYVNRGFGFHAYPGRVGIMPEITVVKLIKGEKLA, from the coding sequence ATGATCTTACGTTTATTCCTTATAGGTGCCATTCTTTTTGTTATTGAGCTTTATGCCTTTCAGGCTGTTAAAACTTTAATTAAATTAAGATGGGCACTGATTTCATATCAAATAATAAGTCTCTTTCTTTTTGTATTTATCCTTTATTCTTTCACGCAATTCGACCGTTCGGTTGGGCAAACCAAGCAAACTATGTTTACAATGGGCTTGTTGCTGGTTGTTTATCTTCCTAAAATTGTAATGACAGTAATTCTTTTGGGAGAAGATGTGTTTAGATTGACAGCTGGAGCAATTAATTATTTTATTGATAATAATAGTAATACTGATTTTTTACCTTCCAGGCGTAAATTTGTTAGTCAAATAGGTTTAGGATTGGCTTCGATTCCTTTTTTATCTTTGATATATGGAATATTTGAGGGGAGATATAATTATAAAGTTATAAAGCAAGCAATATATTTTCCGGATTTGCCAGATGCGTTTGATGGTTTTACCATTACTCAAATTTCGGATGTTCATAGTGGTAGTTTTGATAATCACGAAAAAATTAACTACGCTATTGATTTAGTAAATGAACAAAATTCGGATATGATTTTGTTTACCGGTGATATTGTTAATACTCATGCCAAAGAGATGCATCCTTGGATTGAGACTTTTAACAGAATTAAGAAACACAAGTATGGTAAATTTTCGGTTCTGGGAAATCACGATTATGGTGAATATGTAACTTGGCCAACGGATAAGGCAAAAGAAGAAAATTTTGACGCCATAAAGAGTTTATATGGTCAAATTGGGTTTACATTATTATTGAACGAACATACATTCATCGAAAAAGATGGCGATAAGATTGCTTTAGTAGGTGTAGAAAATTGGGGACATAATTTCAAGAAAGCTGGTGATTTGAAAAAAGCTTCTCAGCATTTAGCCAAAGAGGATTTTAAAATCTTAATGAGTCATGATCCAAGTCATTGGGATCATGTAGTTCAACACGATGAAAAGAATTTTCATCTAACTTTATCCGGACATACACACGGAATGCAATTTGGGATAGAAATTCCAGGTTATTTCAAATGGAGTTTGGCACAATATGTGTATAAACAATGGGCAGGATTATATGAAAACGCAGGCAGATATGTGTATGTGAACCGAGGATTTGGTTTTCATGCTTACCCAGGTCGGGTAGGAATTATGCCTGAAATAACAGTTGTTAAACTAATAAAGGGTGAAAAATTAGCATAA
- a CDS encoding response regulator transcription factor — protein sequence MKILIVEDNPELALEVKEYLSGNGYICKISKNCEEALEEINSNDYDIMLLDLGLPDGSGFDVLKNIRKTDSKVAVIIITAQGELEDRINGLQLGADDYLTKPFALTELGARLFAIIRRMHGYTVNQLDIHGFSLQLQDYKVSYNEVPINLTKKEFDIFQYLVLNKNRVITRLQLTEHIWGDILEVNSDSNFIDVHVRNLRKKLDKHSPIEWFETVRNVGYRINV from the coding sequence ATGAAAATTCTTATCGTTGAAGATAATCCCGAGTTGGCTCTGGAAGTGAAAGAATATCTTTCCGGCAATGGCTATATCTGTAAAATTTCAAAGAATTGCGAAGAGGCATTGGAGGAAATCAATAGTAATGATTACGATATCATGCTTTTGGATTTAGGGCTACCTGATGGAAGTGGTTTTGATGTTTTAAAGAACATTCGCAAAACCGATTCTAAAGTTGCAGTAATCATTATTACAGCCCAAGGAGAATTAGAAGACAGAATAAACGGATTGCAACTTGGCGCCGATGATTATTTGACAAAACCTTTTGCTTTGACAGAATTAGGTGCTCGTTTGTTTGCCATTATTCGCAGAATGCACGGTTATACTGTCAATCAGTTGGATATTCATGGGTTTAGTTTGCAATTACAGGATTACAAAGTGAGTTATAATGAGGTTCCAATAAATCTAACCAAAAAAGAGTTTGATATTTTTCAGTATTTAGTCTTAAACAAAAATCGGGTAATAACCCGTTTGCAATTGACCGAGCATATTTGGGGTGATATTCTGGAAGTAAATTCTGATTCTAATTTTATAGATGTTCATGTTCGAAATCTAAGAAAAAAATTAGATAAGCATTCGCCAATTGAATGGTTTGAAACCGTTAGAAATGTAGGGTATAGGATAAATGTTTAA